Proteins co-encoded in one Planctomicrobium piriforme genomic window:
- a CDS encoding FG-GAP-like repeat-containing protein has product MAKVAWMKLCWNRLSASGNKTPIRNRYRFLNRFLPQLHGRRKQRGLRPGLEAFEQRVLLSATQLPFQTEAATHNTAVPALNDNYETKVADWNGDGSKDLFVIRHTGTSSGFVEVSIYSGATGYTGAPLLQTTSSLPTVGDYAFTIADYQNDGTLDLFAFDHTTGDTRLRVLSGSNGFFSSENIDVYDYFPDRAYDIEMLDRDADGTLDLHIAFKAFPNDPANLFVDVLSGVNRVGADRFKWTVDQGAPGFGLNAGEEFKGLFSDLDNDGLSDLVFIKTAGTASGLLEVHVIDGRPGEPFHFDELMASLALPLSAAGSEYHFSLTDLTADGVLDLVVTQSSSAGTGTAQVHVFSGVFTDIADGAVIPLAQQSGASPVRLAPLVLPGNVAIVLSADGGIFSEIDNSITGDAGSSVSFENGNFIISAPIVVGQVAITTEFSLTGDGSISAPGGILYRSAIGTILIDTTTSSDTPLLVESGTVKGSGNVQGPVEIGTATPYEPGQVAILAPGNSPGILSVGSLTLKSNSQFQVELNGSTPGTGYDQIISANGVSLGNSRLVVSSGYTPAAGQEFVIVKNNSFTAVAGVLNDANGNPLAEGGIVAANYAGTGRNLRISYTGGDGNDVVLVLDGPWAVTSPTNAADSELKFVRSGSNLLFMVNGVEQARRLLVSVSELTVTGEAGYADELVFDFSGGNPLPPGGITLNSFADATDTITLQNGSVTSVTHTLVQGGNSTITVVENASSATITYGQQPRVNDLLTAGSRSIVMTAQGQTATLADSTISNRTRLTTSHGRQIDFRNPSTALSLTGGTAADQFVVQSLGSGFVAALNLDTGSGADSISVASSLTGLASLSFKAAAIQISASGVSTSGTQTYEGAVSITGSTSFSGMGQLFLKGNLNAVGSLHISNPVVLQSSSAWTIGGNLELGSTLNGAYNLQLNVTGSSTFVGAVGNLTPLGVTGGAALDIASTGTTEFQSTVSTSKYLNQLNAAGAITFRNNVTVTDAVTESTFDANVILDGLTYASSGNVKFGSAATDVVTLSTANVTFNIASAMTATFNSSLNGDSGFIKTGAGTMFLKTASTYAGQTRLTGGSLTRSAPNLLPVTTTLILDAGRSFSLQNRDEQVASLSGGGNLQLGTATFTLANASTTHTGVIAGTGNLVVNGGTQSLGGNNTYTGTTTVNGGSLLLAGGTLGATAVAGLVTVANGATFGGAGTVNAQVQGAAGSTLRSTGNLTMGLASHASGVSTAGHIAVGTTGTMTLLDADTVTIGGNVTLSGGTLNVARAFSIGAGQTVSGLGAIAADTGVLTFTGMTLHPTGPLGLTSFTIDSASTVQIELGAGRLNTTGTVTLNSPALNITAASGYTNVPGVRTFIIENDGTEAIQGEFAAFPQGKLFGFGNNLFSRMLYRDIDPGFVNDVVARAYQVTGADPVTVSAPDTFSGVRDGGYAGNSAGQTLYSYLDYVNGTLATFYRVLDANGNTLVEGRDSYLNNNPMIRAAMDAAGNFLIAGVHYDGAFTSTLAIRRYSPSGQLLGTTSLAIDASTFRFDFKIAMADDGRFVMTYVTTLNDKYHLRAIRFSETGVRLDPTFLAVASVDANVASISLAQQAIGLDAQGNFIISWLRAASPSTVYYRRFSSAGAALDASPVSVQGNLGFSSPSVVMAPNGGFVIGHSFVGAGNAVVYRVRQFNPAGQQVAIHDLRGWAGGSLESNFNTIAVNSLGQYVVVNHAQWEGVPDGGYAHVFDADGRMLAGPITVFLSNPDNDSTYDAPHTLTMGSDGSFRVIYIGDGYSTFFYRQYNESPDVSMQSITRSGGTITLNYFVRNTPPGPIELGFYKSSDAAYSGADQLLSMFTLSGADLTAGAHTRIFQVGTGPGELNLPTGENYHLLAVLDPGDMLFENDFSPWNDDNARAVLIESNVPPVVTQFDGSVSYTENAAPVLLDNNSRLTDFDTTIFNGGSITISLTAGSELTDILGIKSVGNGSGQVNVNGNLIRVSGIVVGTLTGGTNGQPLVITLNANAVLSRVQKVLQSVTFSSTSENPSTAIRTVQAIVADGTGAQSLPVTKTLTATAVNDAPTVAGLPTVTTYTENALPVRIALSGTAVDPDSPNLSGGKLTVSITANSQATDVLAVQSLGYGPGEIAAAGFGAVYYEGVEIGVFTGGTNKVALNITFNESATPAAVQALLRAITFHSTSENPVTAARTVRFILTDGDGGSSAPVTTNVNITAVNDAPLVGAFDGSVDFIGPAPVLIDTDTTVSDIDSADLNGGKMNVSLISNGQGSDVLSIRNHGTLAGRIGVDGANVTYGGVVIGTFTGGINKVALVVTFNASATPAAAQALVRNLQFNNAAATRSTVPRTVRVLLTDGDGGTSTAVTKTITVAPGNSAPVIVGFEGSVTYFAADGQSVLLDADSTITDSDSADLNTGKLTVTITANKQATDILSILNEGTGSGQIGVSGNVVTFGGVIIGTFTGGTSNVGLTVTLNGQATPAAAQALLRAMTYRNSSSSPNPGQRTIRVILTDGDGGTSTAVTKTIDFA; this is encoded by the coding sequence GTGGCCAAAGTCGCTTGGATGAAGTTGTGCTGGAACCGTTTGTCAGCCAGCGGAAATAAGACTCCCATTCGGAATCGATACCGCTTTCTGAACCGGTTTCTGCCCCAGCTTCACGGGCGACGGAAGCAGCGCGGTTTACGCCCCGGTCTGGAAGCCTTCGAACAGCGGGTTCTGCTGAGCGCAACGCAGTTGCCGTTTCAAACCGAAGCGGCGACCCACAACACCGCCGTTCCCGCTCTGAATGACAACTACGAAACGAAGGTCGCGGACTGGAATGGCGACGGTTCGAAAGACCTGTTCGTGATCCGCCATACCGGGACTTCGTCGGGCTTTGTCGAGGTTTCGATCTATTCCGGAGCGACCGGCTACACAGGCGCGCCGCTGCTTCAAACTACGAGTTCGTTGCCAACCGTCGGCGACTATGCGTTTACCATCGCGGATTACCAGAACGACGGCACGCTGGATCTGTTTGCCTTCGATCACACGACCGGCGACACCCGGCTGCGGGTGCTGTCTGGATCGAACGGCTTCTTCAGTTCCGAGAACATTGATGTCTACGACTACTTCCCGGATCGAGCGTACGACATCGAGATGCTGGACCGGGATGCTGACGGTACGCTCGATCTGCACATCGCGTTTAAAGCGTTTCCCAACGATCCCGCAAATCTGTTTGTGGATGTTCTCTCGGGCGTCAACAGAGTCGGTGCTGATCGATTCAAATGGACCGTCGATCAGGGTGCGCCCGGATTTGGATTGAATGCCGGGGAGGAGTTCAAAGGCCTGTTTAGCGATCTCGACAATGACGGACTGTCGGATCTGGTCTTTATCAAAACAGCGGGGACTGCGTCCGGGTTGCTTGAGGTACACGTTATCGATGGACGGCCAGGCGAGCCGTTTCACTTTGACGAACTGATGGCCTCCCTCGCACTTCCCCTGAGTGCGGCAGGCAGTGAATATCATTTTTCACTGACTGACCTGACCGCGGATGGAGTGCTCGATCTCGTCGTGACCCAATCGTCGTCGGCCGGTACCGGCACGGCCCAGGTTCACGTCTTCTCCGGCGTGTTCACCGACATCGCGGACGGCGCGGTGATTCCGCTCGCTCAACAAAGCGGCGCGAGTCCGGTACGGCTCGCCCCACTCGTATTGCCTGGCAATGTCGCCATTGTGCTGTCAGCCGATGGCGGCATCTTCTCGGAAATCGACAACTCGATTACCGGCGACGCAGGCAGTTCGGTCTCGTTTGAGAACGGCAATTTCATCATCAGCGCTCCGATCGTGGTCGGCCAGGTGGCGATTACCACGGAGTTCTCACTGACCGGCGACGGATCGATTTCCGCTCCAGGCGGAATTCTTTATCGCAGTGCCATCGGCACAATTCTGATCGATACAACGACCTCCTCCGACACCCCGCTTCTTGTCGAGTCGGGAACCGTGAAAGGATCTGGCAATGTCCAGGGCCCCGTTGAGATCGGCACCGCCACGCCTTACGAACCCGGACAAGTGGCCATCCTGGCGCCAGGCAACAGCCCGGGGATTCTAAGCGTCGGCTCGCTGACTCTGAAATCCAACAGTCAGTTTCAGGTGGAACTCAACGGCAGTACGCCGGGGACCGGCTACGATCAGATCATCTCGGCCAACGGCGTCTCACTGGGGAACTCGCGACTGGTGGTCTCGTCCGGCTACACGCCTGCGGCCGGCCAGGAATTCGTGATCGTCAAGAACAATAGCTTCACGGCCGTCGCTGGTGTTTTGAACGACGCCAACGGCAATCCGCTCGCGGAAGGGGGGATTGTCGCCGCAAATTATGCCGGCACCGGCCGCAACCTGCGGATCAGCTACACCGGCGGCGACGGCAACGACGTGGTGCTGGTTCTGGATGGCCCCTGGGCCGTCACGTCGCCCACCAATGCCGCCGACAGCGAACTGAAGTTTGTCCGTTCCGGCAGCAATCTGCTGTTCATGGTCAACGGTGTGGAACAGGCGCGGCGCCTGCTCGTCTCGGTCTCGGAGCTGACCGTCACGGGTGAAGCAGGCTACGCCGATGAGCTCGTCTTCGACTTCTCAGGCGGGAATCCTCTACCTCCCGGCGGCATTACGTTGAATTCGTTCGCCGACGCGACCGACACCATCACCCTGCAAAACGGCAGCGTGACATCCGTGACCCACACGCTTGTGCAAGGTGGAAACAGCACGATCACCGTCGTCGAGAATGCGTCGTCAGCGACAATCACCTACGGCCAGCAGCCGCGCGTCAACGACCTGTTGACGGCTGGCAGTCGCAGCATCGTGATGACCGCGCAAGGGCAGACCGCGACGCTGGCCGATTCAACCATCTCGAATCGGACCCGGCTGACGACCTCGCATGGACGTCAGATCGACTTCCGGAATCCGTCGACCGCACTGTCACTGACGGGTGGAACGGCCGCCGATCAATTCGTCGTGCAGTCGCTTGGCAGCGGGTTTGTCGCGGCTCTGAATCTCGATACTGGCAGCGGAGCAGACTCCATATCGGTGGCAAGTTCTCTGACGGGGCTGGCGTCTCTCTCGTTCAAAGCGGCGGCAATTCAAATCTCCGCTTCAGGTGTTTCTACCTCTGGAACGCAGACATATGAAGGGGCGGTTTCGATCACAGGCTCGACCAGTTTCAGCGGCATGGGACAACTTTTCTTGAAAGGGAATCTCAACGCCGTCGGCAGCCTGCACATCTCGAACCCGGTGGTCCTGCAGTCGAGTTCCGCATGGACCATTGGCGGAAATCTGGAGCTGGGAAGCACGCTGAATGGCGCTTACAACCTGCAACTGAATGTGACGGGAAGTTCGACGTTCGTGGGCGCTGTTGGAAACCTGACCCCGCTGGGAGTGACAGGCGGAGCGGCTCTGGACATCGCTTCGACCGGAACCACAGAGTTCCAGTCCACGGTTTCGACTTCGAAATACCTGAACCAGCTGAACGCCGCTGGCGCGATCACGTTCCGCAACAACGTGACTGTGACAGACGCCGTGACGGAATCGACATTCGATGCGAACGTCATCCTCGACGGCCTGACCTACGCCAGTTCCGGGAACGTGAAGTTCGGCAGCGCCGCGACCGATGTGGTGACGCTTTCCACCGCCAATGTCACGTTCAACATTGCTTCGGCAATGACCGCGACATTCAACAGCAGCCTCAACGGCGACTCGGGGTTCATCAAGACCGGCGCGGGAACGATGTTCCTCAAAACTGCGTCGACCTACGCTGGACAGACTCGATTGACGGGAGGGAGTCTGACTCGATCCGCCCCTAATCTGCTCCCGGTCACAACGACGCTGATTCTGGATGCCGGCAGGTCATTCAGCCTGCAGAACCGGGACGAACAGGTGGCCTCGCTCTCGGGCGGCGGAAACCTCCAGCTCGGCACGGCGACGTTCACTCTCGCCAACGCGAGCACCACGCACACCGGTGTGATCGCCGGGACCGGGAATCTGGTCGTCAATGGCGGGACACAATCCCTCGGTGGGAATAACACCTACACGGGAACAACGACAGTCAACGGCGGATCGCTGCTACTCGCAGGTGGGACGCTTGGCGCCACCGCAGTCGCAGGCCTGGTGACAGTCGCCAACGGTGCTACATTCGGCGGAGCAGGGACGGTGAACGCCCAGGTGCAGGGGGCAGCGGGGTCGACATTGAGATCGACCGGCAACCTGACGATGGGGCTGGCCAGCCACGCCAGCGGAGTGTCGACCGCCGGACACATCGCCGTCGGGACCACGGGAACAATGACGCTGCTGGATGCTGACACAGTGACCATTGGCGGCAATGTGACATTGTCCGGAGGCACGCTGAATGTGGCTCGGGCCTTCAGCATAGGGGCGGGCCAGACAGTGTCCGGACTCGGTGCCATCGCAGCCGACACCGGCGTCCTGACGTTCACCGGCATGACGCTGCATCCCACTGGCCCGCTCGGACTGACGAGCTTCACAATCGATTCCGCATCGACTGTCCAGATCGAACTGGGCGCTGGCCGGCTGAATACGACCGGCACGGTCACGTTGAACTCTCCGGCACTCAACATCACCGCGGCATCCGGATATACGAACGTGCCTGGAGTTCGGACATTCATTATCGAGAATGACGGAACCGAGGCCATTCAAGGCGAGTTCGCCGCGTTCCCCCAAGGCAAGCTGTTCGGCTTCGGCAACAATCTCTTCTCGCGAATGCTCTATCGGGACATCGATCCGGGGTTCGTCAACGATGTCGTCGCCCGGGCGTATCAGGTCACCGGTGCAGATCCGGTCACGGTCTCGGCTCCGGATACCTTTAGCGGGGTGAGGGATGGCGGTTACGCCGGAAACTCGGCTGGCCAGACGTTGTACTCCTATCTGGATTACGTCAACGGGACTCTGGCAACCTTCTATCGCGTGCTGGATGCGAACGGCAATACGCTCGTCGAGGGACGCGATTCGTACCTCAATAACAACCCGATGATTCGAGCCGCCATGGACGCGGCAGGTAATTTTCTGATTGCCGGCGTGCATTACGACGGCGCCTTCACGTCGACCCTGGCGATTCGCCGATACAGCCCGTCCGGTCAACTGCTGGGAACGACCTCCCTGGCGATTGACGCCAGCACATTCCGGTTCGATTTCAAAATTGCGATGGCCGACGACGGACGTTTTGTGATGACCTACGTCACGACGCTCAACGACAAATACCATCTACGGGCGATCCGCTTTAGCGAGACCGGAGTGCGGCTCGATCCAACTTTTCTCGCCGTCGCGTCGGTCGATGCGAACGTCGCCAGCATCAGTTTGGCTCAACAGGCGATCGGCCTGGATGCACAGGGGAACTTTATCATCTCCTGGCTCCGGGCCGCCTCTCCGAGCACCGTTTACTATCGCCGCTTCAGCAGTGCCGGTGCGGCCCTGGACGCGTCGCCGGTGAGCGTACAAGGCAATCTCGGCTTTTCAAGTCCCAGCGTCGTGATGGCGCCGAACGGCGGTTTTGTCATCGGTCACTCCTTTGTCGGCGCTGGCAATGCTGTCGTGTACCGCGTCCGCCAGTTCAACCCGGCTGGCCAGCAGGTTGCAATTCACGATCTCCGGGGTTGGGCGGGGGGATCTCTGGAATCGAATTTCAACACGATCGCAGTCAACTCGCTCGGACAATATGTGGTCGTGAACCACGCGCAGTGGGAGGGCGTTCCCGACGGCGGCTATGCCCATGTCTTCGATGCCGACGGCCGCATGCTGGCCGGGCCAATCACGGTGTTTCTCAGCAATCCCGATAACGACTCCACTTACGACGCGCCGCATACGCTGACCATGGGCTCAGACGGCTCGTTCCGGGTGATTTACATCGGCGACGGATATTCGACGTTCTTCTATCGGCAGTACAACGAATCTCCCGACGTCTCGATGCAGTCGATCACTCGCAGCGGCGGCACAATCACTCTGAATTACTTCGTGCGGAACACTCCGCCCGGTCCGATTGAACTGGGGTTCTACAAATCCTCAGATGCGGCCTATTCCGGAGCGGATCAACTCCTGTCGATGTTCACGCTCAGCGGCGCCGACCTGACAGCCGGAGCGCACACGAGGATCTTCCAGGTGGGAACCGGCCCCGGCGAACTCAACTTGCCGACAGGCGAAAACTACCACCTCCTCGCCGTACTCGATCCCGGCGACATGCTGTTCGAGAACGACTTCTCTCCCTGGAACGACGATAACGCCCGGGCAGTCCTGATTGAGTCGAACGTGCCGCCGGTCGTCACTCAGTTCGACGGCAGCGTCTCGTATACCGAGAACGCCGCACCCGTGCTGCTCGATAACAACTCCAGGCTCACCGATTTCGACACCACGATCTTCAATGGCGGCTCGATCACCATCTCGCTCACCGCCGGCAGTGAACTCACGGACATCCTCGGCATCAAGAGCGTCGGCAATGGCAGCGGCCAGGTGAACGTCAACGGCAATCTGATCCGCGTCAGCGGAATCGTCGTCGGCACGTTGACCGGCGGCACGAACGGACAACCGCTCGTCATCACGCTGAACGCCAATGCTGTGCTCAGCCGGGTACAGAAAGTGTTGCAGTCGGTCACCTTCAGCAGCACGAGCGAAAATCCGTCGACCGCAATTCGAACCGTGCAGGCCATTGTCGCGGATGGAACCGGCGCACAGAGCTTGCCTGTCACGAAGACCCTTACCGCCACCGCGGTCAACGATGCTCCGACAGTCGCCGGACTCCCCACAGTGACGACCTATACCGAGAATGCTCTCCCCGTGCGGATTGCTCTGTCTGGCACGGCAGTCGATCCCGATTCGCCCAATCTGTCTGGCGGCAAGCTGACCGTCAGCATCACCGCCAATTCGCAGGCGACAGACGTGCTTGCCGTTCAAAGCCTGGGGTACGGGCCGGGCGAGATTGCGGCGGCTGGTTTTGGAGCTGTCTACTATGAAGGAGTTGAGATCGGCGTTTTCACGGGCGGTACGAACAAGGTGGCACTGAACATCACGTTCAACGAGTCGGCGACTCCCGCCGCGGTTCAGGCTCTGCTCCGCGCCATCACTTTTCACAGCACTTCCGAAAATCCGGTCACAGCCGCCAGAACAGTGCGGTTCATTCTGACTGATGGCGACGGCGGTTCGAGCGCTCCCGTGACAACAAACGTGAACATCACGGCTGTGAACGACGCGCCACTTGTCGGAGCATTTGACGGGTCCGTCGACTTCATTGGGCCGGCCCCTGTCCTCATCGATACTGACACCACCGTCAGCGACATCGACTCCGCCGACTTGAATGGCGGCAAGATGAACGTTTCTCTGATCTCGAACGGTCAGGGTTCGGACGTGCTTTCCATTCGCAATCATGGGACGCTGGCCGGACGGATCGGCGTCGATGGTGCGAATGTCACCTACGGCGGAGTCGTCATCGGCACGTTCACCGGCGGAATCAATAAGGTGGCACTGGTTGTCACCTTCAATGCTAGCGCGACGCCCGCTGCTGCTCAGGCCCTGGTCCGGAATCTCCAGTTCAACAACGCGGCGGCAACCCGTTCGACCGTTCCGCGGACCGTTCGCGTGCTGCTGACCGACGGCGACGGTGGAACCAGTACGGCTGTGACGAAGACGATCACCGTCGCTCCGGGGAACTCCGCTCCAGTGATTGTTGGGTTTGAGGGCAGCGTGACCTATTTCGCGGCAGACGGCCAATCGGTTCTTCTCGATGCCGATTCCACCATCACCGACTCCGATTCTGCAGACTTGAATACCGGCAAGCTGACGGTGACGATCACCGCCAACAAACAGGCGACGGACATCCTCTCGATTCTCAACGAGGGCACGGGATCCGGACAGATTGGAGTCAGCGGAAACGTTGTGACTTTCGGCGGGGTGATCATCGGGACGTTCACTGGCGGAACGAGTAACGTCGGACTGACCGTGACGCTCAACGGCCAGGCAACACCCGCCGCCGCGCAGGCTCTGTTGCGAGCGATGACCTATCGCAACTCGTCATCATCCCCCAATCCCGGCCAGCGGACGATTCGCGTCATTCTCACCGACGGCGACGGGGGGACGAGCACTGCAGTCACGAAAACCATCGATTTCGCGTGA
- a CDS encoding efflux RND transporter periplasmic adaptor subunit, protein MRQIPNPDRAAGREQTNPAIHPGTHCLMLSLIFSLIAVGCSSKEKPRPEVVRPVKTMLVTAGEEDRIRSFPGVVDASRRVDLAFQVSGLLASLPVKEGQNVKEGDVIAQLRQEEFQARLASLQGQLDQARAGLAASREGERPEERLRRDSLLRGAEARLENARIEYGRRERLYQNQAGTRTAFEQAQTAYRLAQEEFEAARQMVEKGLTGREEDIQARAAEVRGLEARVVEANLQLTDSTLRAPYSGVIAQRFVEENQNVRAGEPVVRFQDIEEIEIGVDVPETIMVADLRLADILELTAQISGAPGIQFPVKIREMAQVADPTTQTFRLRVAMEAPKNLRILPGMTATVTATYRRAQVLSPRILVPVSAVHQLDSGAQVVWVVTPENVVESRPVTLGAAIGGQFEITSGLQPGERIATAGGRFLHNGMKVRDLGTALSGTQGGAQR, encoded by the coding sequence ATGAGACAGATCCCCAATCCTGATCGTGCGGCAGGTCGCGAGCAGACGAATCCAGCAATTCATCCAGGCACCCATTGCCTGATGCTGAGTTTGATTTTCTCGCTGATAGCCGTCGGCTGCTCTTCGAAGGAAAAGCCGCGGCCTGAGGTGGTGCGGCCGGTGAAGACAATGCTCGTCACGGCTGGGGAGGAAGACCGCATCCGTTCATTTCCCGGCGTGGTCGATGCGTCCCGCAGGGTCGATCTGGCGTTTCAGGTCTCCGGACTGCTGGCGTCGTTGCCTGTGAAGGAAGGCCAGAATGTCAAAGAAGGCGATGTGATTGCCCAATTGCGACAGGAAGAGTTCCAGGCGCGGCTCGCCAGCCTCCAAGGTCAACTCGATCAGGCTCGAGCCGGCCTCGCCGCCAGTCGCGAAGGGGAGCGGCCGGAAGAACGCTTGCGACGCGACTCGCTGCTCCGGGGGGCGGAAGCACGACTGGAAAATGCGCGCATTGAATACGGACGTCGCGAACGACTGTACCAGAATCAGGCCGGCACCCGAACTGCCTTCGAACAGGCTCAGACGGCATATCGGCTGGCCCAGGAGGAGTTCGAAGCCGCCCGTCAGATGGTAGAAAAAGGCTTAACTGGTCGCGAAGAAGACATTCAGGCGCGAGCAGCCGAGGTCCGGGGGCTCGAAGCCCGCGTGGTGGAAGCCAATCTGCAATTGACCGACAGCACATTACGTGCGCCCTATTCAGGCGTCATCGCTCAACGGTTTGTGGAAGAAAATCAGAACGTCCGTGCCGGCGAACCAGTCGTGCGATTTCAGGACATTGAGGAAATCGAAATCGGGGTCGATGTTCCTGAAACCATCATGGTCGCCGATCTCCGTCTGGCCGACATTCTCGAACTGACGGCGCAGATCAGCGGGGCGCCAGGCATCCAGTTTCCCGTCAAGATTCGTGAGATGGCCCAGGTGGCCGACCCCACCACGCAAACGTTCCGGCTGCGGGTCGCAATGGAAGCGCCGAAGAACCTGCGAATCCTGCCGGGCATGACGGCCACTGTGACCGCGACCTACCGGCGGGCCCAGGTGCTCAGCCCACGGATTCTGGTCCCGGTCTCGGCTGTGCATCAACTGGACAGCGGCGCACAAGTCGTCTGGGTCGTCACTCCCGAGAACGTCGTCGAAAGCCGACCCGTCACGCTTGGTGCGGCCATCGGAGGACAGTTTGAAATCACATCGGGATTGCAGCCAGGCGAGCGGATTGCGACCGCTGGCGGACGGTTTCTGCACAACGGCATGAAAGTCCGCGATCTGGGGACCGCACTCAGCGGAACGCAGGGAGGCGCTCAGCGATGA
- a CDS encoding DcaP family trimeric outer membrane transporter, with translation MRTHCLLLAALLSVSVGLSQAWGQSPAEPLFGTTSTPAEERARLISAPAPSVVDVAFQPPAPEPLSPTTSSTAAPMSQAGGAYQSAPGASIPAQYRTNTAALETALENYDDPGVGYVSYPDYAPIGYIPTDYQEAPGVSLYQPLSSPSMLAQNQGNLVLRGPVPGSFIVPGSTTAIRISGFVRIGQTFDFDAISTPDLFVTRAIAVPQFASQNTNFSARPTRLSLDTWTPTSFNDWMFHTFIQGDFLSGNPPAVGSSSNPRLRFAFVDFGYFRVGQDTTVFMDPSVFPRTADFQGPNGMVNSRQGLFRVTLPIGDRMRFAAAMEQPFSDITTLNEGVNVQDVPDFTSHLRYQADRYHFQASTILRAIGYRPDGEQVTRRGGWGVNLTSGFHPWAMLMHTNPIQDNDPDGLTRSRVLLQCALGQGIGRYIQDPSGIGLDGAVTANGGFETLPATSWTASYEHWYNRHWLSNFTFSSVDMGSTDALPATTFSSSKYLAASLWWVPVRNVSIGAEYLWGERQNLNGQQGRASRIQTVAQYNF, from the coding sequence ATGCGGACGCACTGCCTGCTGCTTGCCGCTCTGCTGTCGGTTTCCGTGGGACTCTCCCAGGCGTGGGGACAATCGCCAGCAGAGCCGCTGTTCGGTACTACGTCCACTCCCGCTGAAGAGCGGGCTCGGTTGATTTCAGCGCCCGCGCCATCTGTTGTCGATGTGGCTTTCCAGCCCCCTGCGCCGGAGCCGTTGTCTCCGACGACATCGTCGACTGCGGCCCCAATGAGTCAGGCCGGCGGCGCCTATCAAAGTGCGCCGGGCGCATCGATACCCGCCCAATATCGGACCAATACGGCGGCATTGGAAACGGCACTCGAGAATTACGACGATCCAGGCGTCGGATATGTCTCGTACCCCGACTACGCGCCCATCGGCTATATTCCCACCGATTACCAGGAAGCACCTGGGGTCTCACTGTATCAGCCGCTCTCGTCGCCGAGCATGCTGGCGCAGAACCAGGGGAACTTGGTGCTCCGCGGCCCGGTCCCCGGTTCGTTTATCGTGCCGGGGTCTACCACGGCAATTCGCATCAGCGGCTTTGTGCGAATCGGCCAGACATTCGACTTCGACGCCATCAGCACGCCGGATCTGTTTGTGACTCGTGCGATTGCCGTGCCGCAGTTCGCCAGTCAGAACACGAACTTCAGTGCTCGCCCGACGCGTTTGAGCCTCGACACCTGGACGCCGACATCGTTCAACGACTGGATGTTTCATACCTTTATTCAGGGTGACTTTCTCAGCGGCAATCCTCCGGCAGTCGGCTCATCCAGCAACCCTCGGTTGCGTTTCGCGTTTGTCGACTTCGGTTACTTTCGCGTGGGGCAGGACACCACGGTCTTCATGGACCCTAGCGTCTTTCCCCGCACCGCCGACTTCCAAGGCCCCAACGGCATGGTCAATTCCCGGCAGGGGTTGTTTCGGGTCACATTGCCGATCGGCGATCGCATGCGATTCGCAGCGGCGATGGAACAGCCCTTCTCGGACATCACGACTCTCAATGAGGGCGTCAACGTTCAGGATGTCCCAGATTTTACTTCGCATCTCCGCTATCAGGCGGATCGATATCACTTTCAGGCGTCCACCATTTTGCGAGCGATTGGTTATCGCCCGGATGGAGAACAGGTGACCCGTCGCGGCGGCTGGGGCGTGAATCTCACGAGCGGCTTCCACCCCTGGGCAATGCTCATGCACACGAACCCGATTCAGGACAACGATCCCGACGGCCTCACGCGCAGCCGCGTGCTGCTGCAATGTGCGTTAGGGCAGGGGATCGGGCGCTATATTCAAGACCCCAGCGGAATCGGCCTCGATGGCGCCGTGACGGCCAATGGCGGTTTCGAAACGCTGCCCGCAACAAGCTGGACCGCCTCGTACGAACACTGGTACAACCGACACTGGCTGAGCAATTTCACGTTCTCCAGCGTCGACATGGGCAGCACAGACGCTCTTCCGGCGACCACGTTCTCCTCGTCGAAGTATCTCGCAGCGAGCTTGTGGTGGGTGCCTGTGCGGAACGTCTCGATCGGCGCCGAGTACCTGTGGGGCGAGCGGCAAAATCTCAACGGCCAGCAGGGCCGCGCATCACGCATCCAGACCGTGGCGCAGTACAACTTCTGA